From the genome of Candidatus Babeliales bacterium, one region includes:
- the rpmA gene encoding 50S ribosomal protein L27 — protein sequence MATSKSGGSTSNGRDSQSKRLGIKLFDGHKVLGGEIIVRQRGTRINPGKAVGIGKDHTIFANSPGYVKFHYGAKGRKFVSVVEAI from the coding sequence ATGGCAACGAGTAAATCTGGTGGTTCGACGAGTAACGGTCGTGATAGTCAGAGTAAACGTTTAGGCATTAAGCTTTTTGATGGCCATAAGGTGCTCGGTGGCGAAATTATTGTTCGCCAGCGGGGAACAAGGATTAACCCTGGAAAAGCTGTTGGAATTGGTAAGGACCACACCATATTTGCAAACAGCCCTGGCTATGTAAAGTTCCATTACGGCGCCAAAGGTCGCAAGTTTGTCTCTGTAGTTGAAGCCATATAA
- a CDS encoding OmpA family protein, with protein MKKFCILALCALALVPACGKKKKKEVTTEEQGIKEAAIPLADADDPKGSFFDEQVDAFVLADADWDSDGTLITADSGDAQSLSWVEQSVEKGFKPIYFDFDRYKVRADQEDSVGLNLQEAKKVANLGGTVVVEGHACHAAGSKTYNLLISEQRAQEIAYRLESGGVSGERMRVVGRGTEMPVVLGGDRNVQSPNRRVELFSLAA; from the coding sequence ATGAAGAAGTTCTGTATACTAGCACTTTGTGCTCTAGCTTTGGTTCCGGCATGTGGGAAGAAGAAAAAGAAGGAAGTAACTACTGAAGAACAGGGTATCAAGGAGGCTGCAATTCCTCTTGCCGATGCAGACGACCCTAAGGGAAGTTTCTTTGATGAACAAGTAGATGCATTTGTTCTAGCGGATGCTGATTGGGATAGTGATGGGACCCTTATTACTGCCGATAGCGGCGACGCGCAATCTCTTTCATGGGTTGAACAAAGCGTCGAAAAAGGATTTAAACCAATCTATTTTGATTTTGACAGGTATAAGGTAAGAGCAGATCAAGAGGATTCTGTTGGCTTGAATCTTCAGGAGGCAAAGAAGGTTGCTAATCTAGGCGGAACGGTTGTGGTTGAAGGGCACGCATGCCATGCGGCAGGGTCCAAAACCTATAATCTTCTCATCTCAGAACAACGTGCACAGGAAATTGCATATCGGCTTGAATCTGGAGGCGTTTCCGGTGAGCGTATGAGGGTTGTCGGCCGTGGAACAGAAATGCCGGTGGTCTTAGGTGGCGATCGTAATGTACAAAGTCCAAACCGCCGCGTAGAACTTTTCTCTCTTGCAGCGTAA
- the secF gene encoding protein translocase subunit SecF, whose product MINFLKYRTLAFLLSGAFLAYTITSYFTVGLKYSVDFEGGTQILFSFSQPTTSQDVERILDEAGWPGIVTREFSNKEIMVRVKEFSGDAQGESERVKEALQKAMKDVTITIESKDSVGPAAGESLRQKALYALLLGLLAMLLYIAIRFEFSFAVGAVIALLHDALCILGFFILLGKEISPNIIVAILTILGCSINDTIVIFSRIRENTNKMAGRSLATIVNTSINETLRRTILTSVSTGLALLPILVLGGAVLSDLSMALLVGIIVGTYSSVYIASPVMMLLHKKMA is encoded by the coding sequence ATGATCAATTTTCTTAAGTACCGAACATTGGCCTTTTTACTTTCAGGTGCCTTTCTTGCATACACTATTACTTCATATTTTACTGTTGGCTTGAAATATAGTGTTGATTTTGAGGGGGGTACGCAGATTCTTTTTTCGTTCTCACAACCAACAACATCACAAGATGTAGAACGTATCCTTGATGAAGCGGGTTGGCCTGGTATTGTAACACGCGAATTTTCTAATAAGGAGATAATGGTTCGCGTCAAAGAGTTTTCAGGAGACGCACAGGGAGAATCAGAACGGGTAAAGGAAGCGCTCCAAAAAGCAATGAAAGATGTGACGATAACTATTGAATCTAAAGACAGTGTTGGCCCAGCAGCTGGAGAATCTCTTCGACAAAAGGCTCTGTATGCATTGCTTTTAGGTCTTCTTGCGATGTTGCTGTATATTGCAATTCGCTTTGAGTTTTCTTTTGCCGTAGGGGCGGTGATTGCTTTGTTGCATGATGCATTATGTATTCTTGGTTTCTTTATATTGCTTGGAAAAGAGATTTCCCCCAACATTATTGTTGCAATATTGACGATTCTTGGTTGCTCAATTAATGATACGATTGTGATCTTCTCTCGGATTCGCGAGAATACGAATAAGATGGCAGGTAGATCACTAGCAACTATTGTGAATACAAGTATCAATGAGACATTGCGCCGTACGATCTTGACCAGTGTGTCAACGGGTTTGGCACTGTTGCCTATTTTGGTATTGGGTGGTGCAGTTCTCAGTGATTTATCTATGGCACTGCTCGTGGGTATTATCGTAGGAACTTATTCCTCGGTTTATATTGCGAGCCCGGTTATGATGCTCTTACATAAAAAGATGGCATAG
- a CDS encoding Holliday junction branch migration protein RuvA — protein sequence MISYIKGHVARVGEQAITILPGIDGKGGLGWEVAVARAHQFSKGSEVELEVVMHWNAEQGPSLYGFSTLLEKQLFCLLVSCSGVGPRLALAVLCAMKPEELIGIVTARDATAMSRVPGIGTRKAEQLIVHMEPKIAALIKSGIAIGGTQATLQRHEVAEALSSLNYSRQEISRAMQHINEQYAEKDLAFDVLLRHALSFLAKRL from the coding sequence ATGATTTCTTATATTAAAGGACATGTTGCACGTGTAGGAGAACAGGCAATCACGATACTTCCTGGAATTGATGGAAAAGGGGGTCTCGGTTGGGAGGTAGCGGTAGCACGAGCTCACCAATTTTCCAAGGGTTCTGAGGTTGAACTTGAAGTTGTTATGCACTGGAACGCTGAACAAGGTCCGTCATTGTATGGATTTTCGACTTTACTAGAAAAACAGTTATTTTGTCTTCTTGTTAGTTGCTCGGGCGTTGGCCCTCGACTTGCCCTTGCAGTTCTATGTGCCATGAAACCAGAAGAGCTGATAGGGATTGTCACCGCACGAGATGCAACAGCAATGAGTCGTGTTCCGGGTATCGGGACGCGAAAAGCGGAACAGTTGATTGTGCACATGGAACCTAAAATTGCTGCGCTTATTAAGTCTGGAATAGCTATTGGTGGTACACAGGCAACACTGCAGCGCCATGAAGTTGCAGAAGCACTCAGTTCATTAAATTATTCGCGCCAAGAAATTTCGAGAGCAATGCAGCATATTAACGAACAGTATGCTGAGAAAGATTTAGCATTTGATGTGCTACTACGTCATGCACTTTCATTTCTAGCTAAACGTCTTTGA
- the typA gene encoding translational GTPase TypA gives MTSKIRNIAIIAHVDHGKTTLVDKLLQYTGTILLDNSDRVMDSDALEKERGITILAKNTGIKYAGHKINIVDTPGHTDFGGEVERTLQMVEGFLLLVDAAEGVLPGTRFVLQKALALNLKPIVLINKIDRKDADIKRTEDDVHHLFLECATSDEQLDFVTLYGSSKNGYVTDDSSARHGDMKILLDTIVEQIPAPTGYEKSLQFLITSLGYSDFLGPIAIGRVFSGSISVGQQFICCKDMYVSRPMKVTKIYRFEGLDKVESPEAHSGDIIAMTGFTEDIAIGTTICEPGKPLPRTTVAIDEPTMTMYFMVNDSPFNGREGKLLTSRQIKERLEKELKTNVALRVEQMPSPDVFKVSGRGQLHLGILIENMRREGFELQVSAPEVVYKTIDGVRCEPIELLTIDVQGEHQGVIIEKLGKRKAELKHIHHYDDRVRLEFEIPSRGLLGFRGQFLTDTRGSGVMNYIFHGYKPYKGDIPTRTKGALVSMATGTARAYALDALQPRGILFIAPTENVYEGMIIGEHTRENDLAVNPCKEKKLTNMRSSGTDESVKLAPPKIMELEAAMEWIKPDELIEVTPDSIHLRKKILKETMRKRSV, from the coding sequence ATGACATCAAAAATTAGAAATATTGCTATTATTGCCCATGTTGATCATGGGAAAACGACTCTTGTGGATAAACTCCTGCAATATACAGGGACAATTTTATTGGATAACTCCGATCGAGTTATGGATAGTGATGCTCTTGAAAAAGAACGTGGCATTACAATCTTGGCTAAAAATACTGGTATTAAATACGCTGGCCATAAAATCAATATTGTTGATACCCCAGGGCATACTGACTTTGGTGGTGAAGTTGAGCGAACATTACAAATGGTTGAAGGTTTTTTATTATTGGTTGACGCAGCAGAAGGAGTCTTGCCAGGGACCCGCTTCGTTTTGCAAAAGGCTCTTGCCTTGAATCTTAAGCCTATCGTTCTGATCAATAAGATTGACCGTAAGGATGCCGATATTAAACGGACAGAAGATGATGTTCACCATTTATTTTTAGAGTGTGCAACAAGTGATGAACAACTAGATTTTGTTACACTCTACGGATCTTCAAAGAATGGCTATGTAACTGACGATAGTTCTGCTCGCCATGGTGATATGAAAATTCTCCTTGATACCATTGTAGAGCAAATTCCTGCGCCAACAGGTTATGAGAAAAGTCTGCAATTTCTTATAACCTCGCTCGGATATTCAGACTTTCTTGGCCCAATTGCAATAGGTCGAGTATTTAGCGGATCCATTTCTGTAGGGCAACAATTTATTTGTTGTAAAGATATGTATGTAAGTCGACCGATGAAGGTGACCAAAATCTATCGATTTGAGGGTCTTGATAAGGTAGAATCGCCTGAAGCACACAGCGGTGATATTATTGCTATGACAGGGTTCACTGAGGATATAGCTATTGGCACAACGATTTGTGAGCCAGGCAAACCTCTTCCCCGTACGACCGTAGCAATCGATGAGCCAACCATGACCATGTATTTTATGGTAAACGATTCGCCATTCAATGGTCGCGAAGGAAAGTTGCTCACGTCACGCCAAATCAAAGAGAGACTTGAAAAAGAATTGAAAACAAATGTTGCGTTACGGGTCGAGCAGATGCCATCTCCCGATGTATTTAAAGTTTCTGGTCGAGGACAGTTGCATTTGGGAATTTTGATTGAAAATATGCGTCGCGAAGGTTTTGAACTACAGGTTTCTGCCCCGGAAGTGGTCTACAAGACAATTGATGGCGTGAGATGTGAGCCAATAGAATTACTTACTATCGATGTGCAGGGTGAACACCAGGGTGTCATAATAGAGAAGCTTGGTAAGCGCAAAGCAGAACTGAAACATATTCACCATTATGATGACCGGGTTAGACTGGAGTTTGAGATTCCATCGCGAGGACTTCTTGGTTTTCGGGGGCAATTTCTCACTGATACCCGCGGATCTGGAGTGATGAACTATATTTTCCATGGTTATAAACCGTATAAAGGTGACATTCCGACCCGAACAAAAGGTGCGCTTGTTTCTATGGCAACCGGAACAGCCCGTGCCTATGCACTGGATGCACTACAGCCTCGCGGAATCTTATTTATTGCTCCAACAGAGAATGTATATGAAGGTATGATTATTGGCGAACATACACGAGAAAATGATCTTGCTGTTAATCCATGCAAAGAAAAGAAACTTACAAATATGCGGTCTTCAGGAACTGATGAATCCGTGAAATTGGCTCCACCAAAAATTATGGAGCTTGAGGCTGCTATGGAATGGATTAAGCCTGATGAGTTGATTGAAGTAACGCCAGATAGCATTCATTTGCGCAAGAAAATTCTTAAAGAAACGATGAGAAAGCGTTCAGTTTAA
- the mnmE gene encoding tRNA uridine-5-carboxymethylaminomethyl(34) synthesis GTPase MnmE: MLYSTDQESIIAQCTPRGPGAIALLRICGENALNVAALMSSLANKKRIDTVTSHTISYGHIIDSHNDIIDQVLFLVMHGPATFTGQNTVEITCHNNQLIIEQIIDRAIECGARLAQPGEFTQRAVLNKKIDILQAEGIHDLIQATTHGARKAALAQIEGSLSQWILEIEHQLLKIIALCEGSFEFIDEEVTFDSEIRNKISLLLTHINNLKQAHNKQRYIREGIRVALIGTVNAGKSSLLNRLVNRNRAIVTHHAGTTRDTLEVYATYGDYALTLVDTAGIRKTENEIEQEGISRSYTEANQADILLVIVDGSHPLNAEENALYQNILTTYQHKCILIHNKCDCDPFHHTLYHDKSFELSCVTGHGLEALQQYLTTRAKTIMAESAPSFLINARHYSILLRCERQLKSLRKNTSNRIDYELLTQELKSVLSLLVELNGSSITQKYLDCIFSSFCIGK, from the coding sequence ATGTTATACAGCACTGATCAAGAATCAATTATTGCACAATGTACGCCACGTGGTCCCGGCGCCATTGCACTTCTAAGAATCTGTGGAGAAAATGCGCTTAATGTTGCCGCACTCATGAGCAGCCTTGCTAATAAAAAAAGAATCGATACCGTTACATCACACACAATATCATACGGTCACATCATTGACAGTCATAACGACATTATTGACCAAGTATTATTTTTAGTCATGCACGGTCCTGCAACATTTACAGGTCAAAATACCGTTGAGATCACTTGTCACAATAATCAATTGATTATCGAACAGATTATTGACCGTGCAATTGAATGTGGTGCACGTCTCGCTCAACCTGGAGAATTTACTCAACGCGCAGTTCTCAATAAAAAGATTGATATTCTGCAAGCAGAAGGAATTCATGATCTTATTCAAGCTACAACACATGGTGCACGGAAAGCAGCGCTAGCTCAAATAGAGGGCAGCTTGTCACAATGGATTCTTGAAATTGAACACCAACTTCTCAAAATAATTGCACTATGTGAAGGAAGCTTTGAATTTATAGATGAAGAAGTAACATTTGACAGCGAAATCAGAAATAAGATTTCTCTCCTGCTTACACATATTAATAATTTAAAACAAGCACATAATAAGCAACGATATATCAGAGAAGGAATTCGCGTTGCCTTAATCGGAACAGTTAATGCTGGTAAATCATCACTCCTCAATCGCCTGGTCAACCGAAACAGGGCAATCGTAACACATCATGCAGGAACAACTCGTGATACGCTGGAAGTATACGCAACGTACGGTGATTATGCGCTAACACTTGTTGACACAGCAGGTATCAGAAAAACTGAAAATGAAATAGAACAAGAGGGAATAAGCAGATCATATACTGAAGCAAATCAAGCCGATATTCTGCTCGTTATTGTTGATGGATCTCATCCATTAAACGCTGAGGAGAATGCTCTCTACCAAAATATTCTGACCACGTATCAACACAAATGCATTCTAATCCATAACAAGTGTGATTGTGATCCTTTTCACCACACTTTGTATCATGATAAGTCGTTCGAGCTATCTTGCGTAACAGGGCATGGACTAGAAGCACTTCAACAATATCTGACTACCCGCGCCAAAACCATAATGGCAGAATCAGCTCCTTCCTTTCTGATCAACGCACGGCACTATTCTATCCTGCTGCGTTGCGAAAGACAGTTGAAATCTCTACGAAAAAATACTTCTAACCGTATAGATTATGAATTGCTTACACAGGAATTAAAATCCGTACTCAGCTTACTTGTAGAACTCAACGGATCTTCGATAACTCAAAAATACCTGGATTGCATATTCTCATCGTTCTGCATCGGCAAATAA
- the polA gene encoding DNA polymerase I, with product MKNQFDPKSTLFLIDGSSFLYRAYYGMRPLHTSTGIPVQAVYSFCRMIKKLLDQFKPHYIAVAWDSKGRTERHELYEEYKATRQAPPSDLFDQKQRVIDFCDAIGLMQVAQTGIEADDILFSLAQDWIQKAYGSHVVIVTSDKDMVQTLGSGITLFDWHKDAFVTDATFLEERGFPVAKLPFYYALLGDTSDNIPGVPGIGKVGATELVKRFDSLQHLYANLELIEKTRTQAALQKHKEKAFLSEQLFILKYHDFEFTKQKAGFETARWVQAQPLFEEYEFKSLLKDITRYGDIPRRTLLSETKGYRFVSITTQAAFKELCSYLKQKRIFALDTETNGLDSLNCDLVGVSVCAEVGLAYYIPCGHETMEEQLPRHFVVDQLRHLLHDGTIVKYLHHAKFDQLVLSQYGIEICGIEFDTLLAAHLVSEDWQRIGLKALSKYYLDEAMLSFNDAVTGNGYKHFAQVPIALATEYAASDAHQTFRLVPILHKELEKHDMLTLYRTIEFPLIQVLYEMEKEGIIVDVDVLKVLDIYVTRELKTIEGKIAAAVGTIGDTINLNSPRQLEQLLFRELNLPPKKKTRTGYSTDQEVLEALAKIHPVPGMIITYRELFKLKSTYLDTLPHAVNPKDGKIHTSFRQTAVATGRLSSSEPNLQNIPVGSKSYPTQVRSAFLPMPGHVFISADYSQIELRVLAYLSKDQALLNAFNEGRDIHTQTAAHLFGSALEKVTSEQRQLGKRINFSILYGLTPYGLSKDLGISFGEAKQYIDTYFSQYPGVSAWMESVIQETKECGYVTTHWGRRRYIPGIYEKNRSLYELACRVAINTKAQGTAAELMKQGMIGLSSALQCQYPDSKLILQIHDEVLVSASQEYAGAVGSLCASVLEGVVAWEVPLIVDVRQGLTWQAVTK from the coding sequence ATGAAGAATCAGTTTGATCCGAAATCCACACTCTTTCTTATTGACGGCTCGTCATTTCTATACCGTGCGTATTATGGTATGCGCCCACTCCATACTTCGACTGGTATCCCAGTTCAGGCAGTTTATTCATTCTGCCGTATGATTAAAAAATTACTTGATCAATTTAAGCCGCACTACATTGCTGTTGCGTGGGACAGTAAAGGGAGAACAGAGCGGCACGAATTGTATGAAGAGTATAAAGCTACGCGTCAAGCGCCTCCCAGTGATTTATTTGATCAAAAACAACGTGTTATCGATTTTTGCGATGCAATTGGATTGATGCAAGTTGCTCAAACAGGAATTGAGGCAGATGATATTTTGTTTTCACTTGCACAGGACTGGATACAAAAAGCATATGGTAGTCATGTGGTAATAGTAACCTCCGATAAGGATATGGTGCAAACGCTTGGCAGTGGCATTACGTTGTTCGACTGGCACAAAGATGCATTTGTTACTGATGCCACTTTTTTAGAGGAGCGAGGGTTCCCTGTGGCGAAGTTGCCATTTTACTATGCCTTACTCGGGGATACTTCTGACAATATTCCTGGGGTTCCTGGTATTGGCAAGGTTGGTGCAACTGAATTAGTAAAGCGGTTTGATTCTTTGCAGCATTTATATGCCAATCTCGAGTTAATTGAAAAAACGCGTACGCAAGCTGCGTTGCAAAAACATAAAGAAAAAGCGTTTTTAAGTGAACAGTTATTCATTCTAAAATATCATGATTTTGAATTTACAAAGCAGAAGGCTGGTTTTGAAACAGCACGCTGGGTGCAGGCGCAACCACTATTTGAAGAGTACGAATTCAAAAGTTTGTTAAAAGATATTACACGGTATGGAGATATTCCACGACGAACGTTGCTTTCGGAAACAAAGGGATATCGTTTTGTTTCGATAACTACCCAGGCGGCATTTAAGGAGTTGTGTTCCTATTTAAAACAAAAACGCATCTTTGCGCTTGATACTGAAACAAACGGTCTTGATTCTCTTAATTGTGATCTGGTGGGCGTATCTGTGTGCGCAGAAGTTGGGCTTGCGTACTATATTCCATGTGGCCATGAGACTATGGAAGAACAGTTGCCACGCCACTTTGTTGTTGATCAGCTGAGGCATCTTTTGCACGATGGTACCATCGTCAAATATCTGCATCATGCGAAATTTGATCAATTGGTTTTGAGCCAATATGGAATTGAGATATGTGGGATTGAATTTGATACGTTGCTTGCGGCGCATTTAGTGTCTGAAGATTGGCAGCGCATTGGTCTGAAGGCTCTTTCAAAATATTATCTTGATGAAGCGATGTTGTCATTCAATGATGCAGTTACTGGGAATGGATACAAGCATTTTGCCCAGGTTCCTATTGCACTTGCAACTGAATATGCCGCATCCGATGCACACCAGACGTTTCGTTTGGTTCCGATCTTACATAAAGAGCTTGAAAAGCATGACATGCTTACACTATACAGAACAATTGAATTTCCACTCATTCAGGTACTATATGAGATGGAGAAAGAGGGGATCATTGTAGATGTTGATGTACTCAAGGTACTTGATATATATGTAACGCGAGAACTTAAGACGATAGAAGGAAAAATTGCAGCTGCGGTGGGAACAATTGGGGACACCATCAATTTAAATTCGCCGCGGCAGCTAGAACAACTATTATTTCGTGAACTTAATTTACCACCTAAGAAAAAGACTAGGACTGGCTATTCAACAGATCAAGAGGTGCTTGAAGCATTAGCCAAGATTCATCCTGTTCCTGGCATGATCATAACATATCGTGAGCTCTTCAAATTAAAAAGTACGTATCTTGATACACTACCGCATGCAGTCAATCCAAAGGATGGAAAGATTCATACTTCCTTCAGGCAGACGGCGGTTGCGACAGGTCGCTTGTCATCCTCGGAGCCAAACCTACAGAATATTCCTGTTGGTTCAAAGTCATATCCAACACAGGTGCGTAGTGCCTTTCTCCCGATGCCGGGTCATGTTTTCATATCGGCAGATTATTCGCAGATCGAACTGAGGGTGTTGGCATATCTTTCCAAGGACCAGGCTCTTCTGAATGCATTTAACGAGGGACGAGATATTCATACCCAAACAGCCGCTCATTTGTTTGGCAGTGCACTTGAGAAAGTAACTAGTGAACAACGACAACTTGGTAAGCGGATTAATTTTAGTATTCTGTATGGTCTCACTCCCTATGGATTATCCAAGGATCTAGGAATATCATTTGGAGAGGCAAAACAGTATATAGATACTTATTTTTCACAGTATCCAGGTGTCTCAGCGTGGATGGAATCGGTGATTCAGGAAACGAAGGAGTGTGGGTATGTGACAACACACTGGGGGCGACGGCGCTATATTCCGGGTATTTATGAAAAAAATCGATCTTTATATGAGCTTGCGTGCCGGGTAGCAATCAATACTAAAGCCCAGGGGACAGCCGCAGAGCTTATGAAGCAGGGAATGATAGGCCTTTCGTCTGCGCTGCAGTGTCAGTATCCGGATAGTAAGCTGATTTTACAGATACATGATGAAGTGTTGGTATCTGCTTCTCAAGAATATGCAGGGGCTGTTGGAAGCCTCTGCGCTTCTGTTTTGGAGGGGGTAGTTGCATGGGAGGTGCCTTTAATTGTCGATGTTAGGCAGGGATTGACCTGGCAGGCCGTTACAAAGTAG
- the priA gene encoding primosomal protein N': protein MYITVRLLNGFKKPLTYRVPESYADTVGVGSLVSVPLRTQKVSALVTHIHTILNVMPTYTIQPIVGLERLPNDQHYQTFLQRLAYLYHTEPMHFIKRLQSFISLKPNTDESLKSIACETHIPFTLTTEQASCVEAIRPALITPHFMPTVLHGVTGSGKTACYCELIKTAHNQNKTSLFLLPEVSLAVSFVQRLQTVLPHIPIMSFHSAVSTKEKRLLWQMLLDGAPIVIVGVHLPILLPIENLGLIIVDEEHEVGFQEKKHPKINSKEAALVRAAHTNIPIILGSATPSITSLSNIKHKKWHYFQLTKRFAGTFPKITFASLKDKKLRHHFWVTSPLHNAIHKRLANREQTIIFLNRRGYSFFMQCKSCSFIFSCNNCSVSLTVHAEGRLTCHYCNSSRPVPTQCPSCKNTEFLSKGIGTQQVVTVLQTFFPHARIERADLDTTSHKKRWNDTVNRMLNNKLDILVGTQTITKGYHFPNVTLVGILWADSNLHFPLFNASETALQQLIQVAGRAGRSELQSEVIVQTMDDHPVLQFVDESKYLDFYERELSHRQLLGYPPCQRLVELEVKHSKEQIVDRDTHTLVERLKEQAQKDKALITILGPSKPPLHRIKKIYIRKIYIKGKRFHDIHACYSHLNLYDLDSTVHFTLNPVTL from the coding sequence ATGTACATCACGGTTCGCCTGCTCAATGGATTCAAAAAACCACTCACATATCGCGTTCCCGAATCATATGCTGATACCGTGGGTGTAGGATCGTTGGTATCGGTCCCCTTACGCACCCAAAAAGTGTCTGCTCTTGTAACACACATACATACGATCCTGAATGTCATGCCCACATACACCATACAACCAATCGTTGGGCTAGAACGACTTCCAAACGATCAGCACTATCAAACGTTTTTACAAAGGCTAGCATATCTCTATCACACAGAGCCGATGCATTTTATAAAACGATTACAGAGTTTTATCTCGCTGAAACCAAATACTGATGAATCCCTCAAATCAATTGCATGCGAAACTCATATACCCTTTACTCTCACCACAGAACAAGCCTCCTGTGTAGAAGCTATTCGACCCGCGCTTATCACACCTCACTTTATGCCGACAGTTCTTCATGGTGTAACTGGATCAGGCAAGACAGCATGCTACTGCGAGCTGATAAAAACTGCGCATAATCAAAATAAAACCTCATTATTCCTTCTCCCAGAAGTTAGCCTCGCTGTATCCTTTGTACAACGATTACAAACTGTTCTGCCTCATATACCTATTATGAGTTTTCATTCTGCAGTATCTACAAAAGAAAAACGTCTATTATGGCAGATGCTCCTAGATGGCGCACCCATAGTAATAGTTGGTGTTCACTTGCCGATCCTTCTACCAATTGAGAATCTCGGCTTAATCATTGTTGATGAAGAACACGAAGTCGGATTCCAAGAAAAAAAACATCCCAAAATTAACTCAAAGGAAGCCGCACTTGTTAGGGCTGCACACACAAACATTCCCATCATCTTAGGATCCGCAACACCGTCTATAACATCACTTTCGAACATAAAACATAAAAAGTGGCATTATTTTCAATTGACAAAACGTTTTGCTGGGACATTTCCTAAGATCACATTCGCATCATTAAAGGATAAAAAACTGCGGCACCACTTCTGGGTGACATCGCCGCTGCATAATGCGATCCATAAACGTCTCGCCAATCGTGAACAAACAATAATATTCCTGAATCGTCGTGGGTACAGCTTTTTTATGCAATGTAAATCATGCAGTTTTATTTTTTCATGCAATAACTGTTCAGTCAGCTTAACCGTGCATGCAGAAGGTCGTCTTACATGCCATTATTGTAACAGCTCCCGCCCAGTTCCAACGCAGTGTCCTTCGTGTAAAAATACCGAGTTTCTTTCTAAGGGAATAGGAACACAACAAGTCGTTACGGTGCTACAAACATTTTTCCCCCACGCACGGATAGAACGTGCTGATCTTGACACAACTTCACATAAAAAACGCTGGAATGACACTGTTAATCGCATGCTTAATAACAAATTAGACATCCTTGTTGGAACACAAACGATTACTAAGGGATATCATTTTCCCAACGTAACGTTAGTCGGCATTTTATGGGCTGACAGCAATCTTCATTTTCCGCTCTTTAATGCATCAGAAACAGCCTTACAGCAATTGATCCAGGTCGCAGGCCGAGCTGGGAGAAGTGAATTACAGAGTGAGGTAATCGTGCAAACAATGGACGATCACCCTGTTCTGCAATTTGTTGACGAATCAAAATATCTTGATTTTTATGAACGCGAGCTATCTCATCGTCAACTACTTGGCTATCCACCGTGCCAGCGCCTTGTTGAGCTTGAAGTTAAACATAGCAAAGAACAAATTGTTGACCGTGATACGCATACACTTGTGGAACGCTTGAAGGAACAGGCACAAAAAGATAAAGCTTTAATCACCATTTTGGGACCCTCCAAACCTCCACTCCATAGGATCAAAAAAATATATATACGCAAGATCTATATTAAAGGAAAAAGATTTCATGACATACACGCGTGTTATAGCCATCTTAATCTATATGATTTGGACAGCACGGTACATTTCACACTGAATCCCGTAACACTCTAA
- the orn gene encoding oligoribonuclease, protein MKHKNNMIWIDCEMTGLDFENDTILEIASVVTDAELNVVAEGPALVIHKPKTVIEAMGEWCQKQHKRSELIYDVHQSQTTLEQAEEQTLAFLEEYCFPRISPLCGNSVWSDRMFLRREMPKVDAFTNYRIVDVSSIKELVKRWYQIEPETAFVKKELHRAQPDIYESINELKFYRDTFFIPAGML, encoded by the coding sequence ATGAAACACAAAAATAATATGATCTGGATTGATTGCGAGATGACGGGTCTCGATTTCGAGAATGATACTATCTTAGAGATTGCGTCAGTGGTAACTGATGCAGAACTCAATGTTGTTGCTGAAGGCCCAGCGTTAGTCATCCACAAGCCAAAAACAGTTATTGAAGCGATGGGTGAGTGGTGTCAAAAACAACACAAGAGATCAGAGCTTATCTACGATGTGCACCAATCTCAAACGACATTAGAACAAGCTGAGGAGCAAACGTTAGCATTTCTCGAAGAGTATTGCTTCCCTCGCATATCTCCTTTATGTGGTAACTCCGTTTGGTCTGATCGTATGTTCTTAAGGCGTGAAATGCCTAAGGTTGATGCATTTACTAACTATCGTATTGTGGATGTTTCTTCTATTAAGGAACTGGTTAAGCGTTGGTATCAAATTGAGCCAGAAACAGCTTTCGTCAAAAAAGAGTTGCATCGTGCGCAACCAGATATCTATGAGTCAATTAATGAGTTGAAATTTTATCGCGATACTTTCTTTATCCCTGCTGGTATGCTTTAG